The Salvelinus sp. IW2-2015 linkage group LG15, ASM291031v2, whole genome shotgun sequence genome includes a region encoding these proteins:
- the LOC111974837 gene encoding transient receptor potential cation channel subfamily V member 4 isoform X1, with the protein MTEKDTSSLAVTKAALSSGSEKGGGGGFGEGQPDASSSNSDLSALANLFESEGGSQSTPDLPQDPAQNLARPGQLQPGDGRQNLRMKFHGAFKKGISNPMDLLESTIYESPVVTGPKKAPMDSLFDYGTYSHHNNKKQGRKKLLRGEIDMSCDESVDPTGSDPPKVIKEFNCTLLFDGVSQADPEALSGLLEYLQGHNKRLTDEEFKEPSTGKTCLPKALLNLYNGQNDTIPLLMNIAEQTGNLHDFINTPFRDVYYRGQTALHIAIERRCKQYVEMLVEKGADVHAQARGRFFQPRDEGGYFYFGELPLSLAACTNQPNMVHYLTENAHKKADLRRQDSRGNTVLHALVHIADNTRDNTRFLTKMYDLLLTKCAKLYPEGSLEDVLNNDGMSPLMMAAKLGKIGVFQHIIRREIKNEEARHLSRKFKDWAYGPVYSSLYDLSSLDTCGEEVSVLEILVYNSRTENRHEMLAVEPINELLRAKWQKFAAVTFYISVVSYLLTMIIFTLVAYYHPSEGTPPYSYTTNTDYLRMVGEIVTLCSGVFFFLTNIKDLLLKKCPAVNSLFVNGSFQLLYFIYSLLVIVTAALYLSGIEAYVAVMVFALVLGWMNTLYFTRGLKLTGTYSIMIQKILFKDLLWFLLVYLLLMIGYSSALVSLLTVCPGPEEVCPEKGGCPTYPQCRDTNTFSKFLLDLFKLTIGMGDLDMVSRSQYPAVFLILLVTYIILSFVLLLNMLIALMGETVSQVSKESKKIWKLQWATTILDIERSFPVCLRKSFRSGEMVTVGKNWDGTPDCRWCFRVDEVNWCHWNQNLAIINEDPGKNITGTLQSSSTVHQTVRGLRRDRWSTMVPWVMEQNKRQQPQDQVLEMEPLTS; encoded by the exons ATGACGGAGAAGGACACATCTTCCTTGGCTGTGACCAAAGCTGCCCTGTCCTCGGGctcagagaagggaggaggaggtggatttGGAGAGGGACAGCCTGATGCCAGTAGTTCCAACTCTGATCTATCGGCACTGGCCAACCTGTTTGAGAGTGAGGGGGGCTCCCAGTCAACTCCGGACCTGCCCCAGGACCCTGCTCAGAATCTAGCCCGACCAGGCCAGCTGCAGCCAGGGGACGGCCGACAGAACCTCCGCATGAAGTTCCACGGTGCCTTTAAGAAGGGCATCTCCAACCCCATGGACTTGCTGGAGTCTACCATCTATGAGTCACCAGTGGTGACCGGCCCCAAGAAAGCCCCCATGGACTCACTCTTTGACTATGGTACCTACAGTCACCACAACAACAAGAAGCAAGGAAGGAAGAAGCTCCTACGAGG TGAGATTGATATGTCCTGTGATGAAAGTGTGGACCCTACAGGCTCAGATCCACCCAAGGTGATTAAAGAGTTTAACTGCACGCTGCTCTTCGATGGCGTGTCACAGGCCGACCCAGAGGCCCTCTCAGGCCTGCTGGAGTACCTGCAGGGTCACAACAAGAGGCTGACCGATGAGGAGTTCAAAG AACCTTCTACAGGTAAGACGTGCCTGCCTAAAGCCCTTCTGAACCTGTACAACGGTCAGAATGACACCATCCCTCTGCTGATGAATATCGCAGAGCAGACAGGCAACCTCCATGATTTCATCAACACGCCCTTCAGAGATGTCTACTACAGAG GCCAGACGGCGCTCCACATCGCCATCGAGAGGCGCTGTAAGCAGTATGTGGAGATGCTGGTGGAGAAAGGGGCAGACGTCCACGCCCAGGCCCGCGGACGCTTCTTCCAACCCAGGGACGAGGGAGGCTACTTCTACTTTG GCGAGCTGCCTCTGTCGCTGGCAGCGTGCACCAACCAGCCAAACATGGTACACTACCTGACCGAGAACGCCCACAAGAAAGCCGACCTTAGACGGCAGGACTCACGCGGAAACACTGTGCTGCACGCCCTGGTGCACATCGCCGACAACACTCGGGACAACACCCGCTTCCTCACTAAGATGTATGACCTGCTGCTGACCAAGTGTGCCAAGCTCTACCCAGAAGGCAGTCTTGAGGACGTGCTCAACAACGACGGCATGTCGCCCCTCATGATGGCGGCCAAGCTGGGAAAAATTGGG GTTTTCCAGCACATAATTCGCAGGGAGATCAAGAACGAGGAGGCGCGTCACCTCTCGCGGAAGTTTAAGGACTGGGCGTACGGCCCCGTGTACTCCTCCCTGTACGACCTCTCCTCCCTGGACACCTGTGGAGAGGAGGTGTCCGTGCTAGAGATCCTGGTCTACAACAGCCGCACTGAG AATCGCCATGAGATGCTGGCTGTGGAGCCCATCAACGAGCTGCTGAGAGCCAAGTGGCAGAAGTTTGCTGCCGTCACCTTCTACATCAGTGTTGTGTCCTACCTGTTGACCATGATCATCTTCACACTGGTAGCCTACTACCACCCATCCGAGGGAACG CCTCCGTACTCCTATACCACCAACACAGACTACCTGCGTATGGTAGGGGAGATTGTCACCCTGTGCTCTGGAGTCTTCTTCTTCCTCACCAAT ATTAAGGACCTCTTACTGAAGAAATGCCCTGCGGTGAACTCGCTATTTGTCAATGGATCTTTTCAACTGCTCTa CTTCATCTACTCTTTGCTGGTGATAGTGACTGCGGCCCTCTACCTGTCGGGTATCGAGGCCTATGTGGCTGTGATGGTGTTTGCGTTGGTCCTGGGCTGGATGAACACTCTCTACTTCACCAGAGGCCTGAAGCTCACCGGCACCTACAGCATCATGATACAGAAG ATTCTCTTCAAAGATTTGTTATGGTTTCTGCTGGTCTACCTGCTCCTCATGATTGGATACTCGTCAG CTCTAGTGTCCCTCCTGACGGTGTGCCCAGGGCCGGAGGAGGTGTGTCCAGAGAAAGGTGGCTGCCCCACATATCCCCAGTGCCGGGACACAAACACCTTCAGCAAATTCCTGCTGGACCTGTTCAAACTGACCATCGGGATGGGCGATCTGGACATGGTCAGCAGGAGTCAGTACCCGGCTGTCTTCCTCATCCTGCTGGTCACCTACATCATCCTCAGCTTTGTTCTACTGCTCAACATGTTGATCGCTCTGATGGGAGAGACGGTGAGCCAGGTGTCCAAGGAGAGCAAGAAGATCTGGAAGCTGCAG TGGGCTACGACCATCCTGGACATCGAGCGCTCCTTCCCTGTGTGTCTGCGGAAGTCCTTTCGGTCTGGGGAGATGGTGACAGTGGGGAAGAACTGGGACGGCACCCCTGACTGCCGCTGGTGCTTCAG GGTGGATGAGGTCAACTGGTGCCACTGGAATCAGAACCTGGCCATAATCAACGAAGACCCGGGCAAGAACATAACAGGGACCCTCCAAAGCTCCAGTACAGTTCATCAAACTGTCCGTGGCCTGAGGAGAG ATCGTTGGTCCACGATGGTGCCATGGGTTATGGAGCAGAATAAAAGGCAGCAACCACAGGACCAAGTATTGGAAATGGAGCCACTGACCTCCTGA
- the LOC111974837 gene encoding transient receptor potential cation channel subfamily V member 4 isoform X3 has product MVPTVTTTTRSKEGRSSYEGSDPPKVIKEFNCTLLFDGVSQADPEALSGLLEYLQGHNKRLTDEEFKEPSTGKTCLPKALLNLYNGQNDTIPLLMNIAEQTGNLHDFINTPFRDVYYRGQTALHIAIERRCKQYVEMLVEKGADVHAQARGRFFQPRDEGGYFYFGELPLSLAACTNQPNMVHYLTENAHKKADLRRQDSRGNTVLHALVHIADNTRDNTRFLTKMYDLLLTKCAKLYPEGSLEDVLNNDGMSPLMMAAKLGKIGVFQHIIRREIKNEEARHLSRKFKDWAYGPVYSSLYDLSSLDTCGEEVSVLEILVYNSRTENRHEMLAVEPINELLRAKWQKFAAVTFYISVVSYLLTMIIFTLVAYYHPSEGTPPYSYTTNTDYLRMVGEIVTLCSGVFFFLTNIKDLLLKKCPAVNSLFVNGSFQLLYFIYSLLVIVTAALYLSGIEAYVAVMVFALVLGWMNTLYFTRGLKLTGTYSIMIQKILFKDLLWFLLVYLLLMIGYSSALVSLLTVCPGPEEVCPEKGGCPTYPQCRDTNTFSKFLLDLFKLTIGMGDLDMVSRSQYPAVFLILLVTYIILSFVLLLNMLIALMGETVSQVSKESKKIWKLQWATTILDIERSFPVCLRKSFRSGEMVTVGKNWDGTPDCRWCFRVDEVNWCHWNQNLAIINEDPGKNITGTLQSSSTVHQTVRGLRRDRWSTMVPWVMEQNKRQQPQDQVLEMEPLTS; this is encoded by the exons ATGGTACCTACAGTCACCACAACAACAAGAAGCAAGGAAGGAAGAAGCTCCTACGAGG GCTCAGATCCACCCAAGGTGATTAAAGAGTTTAACTGCACGCTGCTCTTCGATGGCGTGTCACAGGCCGACCCAGAGGCCCTCTCAGGCCTGCTGGAGTACCTGCAGGGTCACAACAAGAGGCTGACCGATGAGGAGTTCAAAG AACCTTCTACAGGTAAGACGTGCCTGCCTAAAGCCCTTCTGAACCTGTACAACGGTCAGAATGACACCATCCCTCTGCTGATGAATATCGCAGAGCAGACAGGCAACCTCCATGATTTCATCAACACGCCCTTCAGAGATGTCTACTACAGAG GCCAGACGGCGCTCCACATCGCCATCGAGAGGCGCTGTAAGCAGTATGTGGAGATGCTGGTGGAGAAAGGGGCAGACGTCCACGCCCAGGCCCGCGGACGCTTCTTCCAACCCAGGGACGAGGGAGGCTACTTCTACTTTG GCGAGCTGCCTCTGTCGCTGGCAGCGTGCACCAACCAGCCAAACATGGTACACTACCTGACCGAGAACGCCCACAAGAAAGCCGACCTTAGACGGCAGGACTCACGCGGAAACACTGTGCTGCACGCCCTGGTGCACATCGCCGACAACACTCGGGACAACACCCGCTTCCTCACTAAGATGTATGACCTGCTGCTGACCAAGTGTGCCAAGCTCTACCCAGAAGGCAGTCTTGAGGACGTGCTCAACAACGACGGCATGTCGCCCCTCATGATGGCGGCCAAGCTGGGAAAAATTGGG GTTTTCCAGCACATAATTCGCAGGGAGATCAAGAACGAGGAGGCGCGTCACCTCTCGCGGAAGTTTAAGGACTGGGCGTACGGCCCCGTGTACTCCTCCCTGTACGACCTCTCCTCCCTGGACACCTGTGGAGAGGAGGTGTCCGTGCTAGAGATCCTGGTCTACAACAGCCGCACTGAG AATCGCCATGAGATGCTGGCTGTGGAGCCCATCAACGAGCTGCTGAGAGCCAAGTGGCAGAAGTTTGCTGCCGTCACCTTCTACATCAGTGTTGTGTCCTACCTGTTGACCATGATCATCTTCACACTGGTAGCCTACTACCACCCATCCGAGGGAACG CCTCCGTACTCCTATACCACCAACACAGACTACCTGCGTATGGTAGGGGAGATTGTCACCCTGTGCTCTGGAGTCTTCTTCTTCCTCACCAAT ATTAAGGACCTCTTACTGAAGAAATGCCCTGCGGTGAACTCGCTATTTGTCAATGGATCTTTTCAACTGCTCTa CTTCATCTACTCTTTGCTGGTGATAGTGACTGCGGCCCTCTACCTGTCGGGTATCGAGGCCTATGTGGCTGTGATGGTGTTTGCGTTGGTCCTGGGCTGGATGAACACTCTCTACTTCACCAGAGGCCTGAAGCTCACCGGCACCTACAGCATCATGATACAGAAG ATTCTCTTCAAAGATTTGTTATGGTTTCTGCTGGTCTACCTGCTCCTCATGATTGGATACTCGTCAG CTCTAGTGTCCCTCCTGACGGTGTGCCCAGGGCCGGAGGAGGTGTGTCCAGAGAAAGGTGGCTGCCCCACATATCCCCAGTGCCGGGACACAAACACCTTCAGCAAATTCCTGCTGGACCTGTTCAAACTGACCATCGGGATGGGCGATCTGGACATGGTCAGCAGGAGTCAGTACCCGGCTGTCTTCCTCATCCTGCTGGTCACCTACATCATCCTCAGCTTTGTTCTACTGCTCAACATGTTGATCGCTCTGATGGGAGAGACGGTGAGCCAGGTGTCCAAGGAGAGCAAGAAGATCTGGAAGCTGCAG TGGGCTACGACCATCCTGGACATCGAGCGCTCCTTCCCTGTGTGTCTGCGGAAGTCCTTTCGGTCTGGGGAGATGGTGACAGTGGGGAAGAACTGGGACGGCACCCCTGACTGCCGCTGGTGCTTCAG GGTGGATGAGGTCAACTGGTGCCACTGGAATCAGAACCTGGCCATAATCAACGAAGACCCGGGCAAGAACATAACAGGGACCCTCCAAAGCTCCAGTACAGTTCATCAAACTGTCCGTGGCCTGAGGAGAG ATCGTTGGTCCACGATGGTGCCATGGGTTATGGAGCAGAATAAAAGGCAGCAACCACAGGACCAAGTATTGGAAATGGAGCCACTGACCTCCTGA
- the LOC111974837 gene encoding transient receptor potential cation channel subfamily V member 4 isoform X2 — protein MTEKDTSSLAVTKAALSSGSEKGGGGGFGEGQPDASSSNSDLSALANLFESEGGSQSTPDLPQDPAQNLARPGQLQPGDGRQNLRMKFHGAFKKGISNPMDLLESTIYESPVVTGPKKAPMDSLFDYGTYSHHNNKKQGRKKLLRGVDPTGSDPPKVIKEFNCTLLFDGVSQADPEALSGLLEYLQGHNKRLTDEEFKEPSTGKTCLPKALLNLYNGQNDTIPLLMNIAEQTGNLHDFINTPFRDVYYRGQTALHIAIERRCKQYVEMLVEKGADVHAQARGRFFQPRDEGGYFYFGELPLSLAACTNQPNMVHYLTENAHKKADLRRQDSRGNTVLHALVHIADNTRDNTRFLTKMYDLLLTKCAKLYPEGSLEDVLNNDGMSPLMMAAKLGKIGVFQHIIRREIKNEEARHLSRKFKDWAYGPVYSSLYDLSSLDTCGEEVSVLEILVYNSRTENRHEMLAVEPINELLRAKWQKFAAVTFYISVVSYLLTMIIFTLVAYYHPSEGTPPYSYTTNTDYLRMVGEIVTLCSGVFFFLTNIKDLLLKKCPAVNSLFVNGSFQLLYFIYSLLVIVTAALYLSGIEAYVAVMVFALVLGWMNTLYFTRGLKLTGTYSIMIQKILFKDLLWFLLVYLLLMIGYSSALVSLLTVCPGPEEVCPEKGGCPTYPQCRDTNTFSKFLLDLFKLTIGMGDLDMVSRSQYPAVFLILLVTYIILSFVLLLNMLIALMGETVSQVSKESKKIWKLQWATTILDIERSFPVCLRKSFRSGEMVTVGKNWDGTPDCRWCFRVDEVNWCHWNQNLAIINEDPGKNITGTLQSSSTVHQTVRGLRRDRWSTMVPWVMEQNKRQQPQDQVLEMEPLTS, from the exons ATGACGGAGAAGGACACATCTTCCTTGGCTGTGACCAAAGCTGCCCTGTCCTCGGGctcagagaagggaggaggaggtggatttGGAGAGGGACAGCCTGATGCCAGTAGTTCCAACTCTGATCTATCGGCACTGGCCAACCTGTTTGAGAGTGAGGGGGGCTCCCAGTCAACTCCGGACCTGCCCCAGGACCCTGCTCAGAATCTAGCCCGACCAGGCCAGCTGCAGCCAGGGGACGGCCGACAGAACCTCCGCATGAAGTTCCACGGTGCCTTTAAGAAGGGCATCTCCAACCCCATGGACTTGCTGGAGTCTACCATCTATGAGTCACCAGTGGTGACCGGCCCCAAGAAAGCCCCCATGGACTCACTCTTTGACTATGGTACCTACAGTCACCACAACAACAAGAAGCAAGGAAGGAAGAAGCTCCTACGAGG TGTGGACCCTACAGGCTCAGATCCACCCAAGGTGATTAAAGAGTTTAACTGCACGCTGCTCTTCGATGGCGTGTCACAGGCCGACCCAGAGGCCCTCTCAGGCCTGCTGGAGTACCTGCAGGGTCACAACAAGAGGCTGACCGATGAGGAGTTCAAAG AACCTTCTACAGGTAAGACGTGCCTGCCTAAAGCCCTTCTGAACCTGTACAACGGTCAGAATGACACCATCCCTCTGCTGATGAATATCGCAGAGCAGACAGGCAACCTCCATGATTTCATCAACACGCCCTTCAGAGATGTCTACTACAGAG GCCAGACGGCGCTCCACATCGCCATCGAGAGGCGCTGTAAGCAGTATGTGGAGATGCTGGTGGAGAAAGGGGCAGACGTCCACGCCCAGGCCCGCGGACGCTTCTTCCAACCCAGGGACGAGGGAGGCTACTTCTACTTTG GCGAGCTGCCTCTGTCGCTGGCAGCGTGCACCAACCAGCCAAACATGGTACACTACCTGACCGAGAACGCCCACAAGAAAGCCGACCTTAGACGGCAGGACTCACGCGGAAACACTGTGCTGCACGCCCTGGTGCACATCGCCGACAACACTCGGGACAACACCCGCTTCCTCACTAAGATGTATGACCTGCTGCTGACCAAGTGTGCCAAGCTCTACCCAGAAGGCAGTCTTGAGGACGTGCTCAACAACGACGGCATGTCGCCCCTCATGATGGCGGCCAAGCTGGGAAAAATTGGG GTTTTCCAGCACATAATTCGCAGGGAGATCAAGAACGAGGAGGCGCGTCACCTCTCGCGGAAGTTTAAGGACTGGGCGTACGGCCCCGTGTACTCCTCCCTGTACGACCTCTCCTCCCTGGACACCTGTGGAGAGGAGGTGTCCGTGCTAGAGATCCTGGTCTACAACAGCCGCACTGAG AATCGCCATGAGATGCTGGCTGTGGAGCCCATCAACGAGCTGCTGAGAGCCAAGTGGCAGAAGTTTGCTGCCGTCACCTTCTACATCAGTGTTGTGTCCTACCTGTTGACCATGATCATCTTCACACTGGTAGCCTACTACCACCCATCCGAGGGAACG CCTCCGTACTCCTATACCACCAACACAGACTACCTGCGTATGGTAGGGGAGATTGTCACCCTGTGCTCTGGAGTCTTCTTCTTCCTCACCAAT ATTAAGGACCTCTTACTGAAGAAATGCCCTGCGGTGAACTCGCTATTTGTCAATGGATCTTTTCAACTGCTCTa CTTCATCTACTCTTTGCTGGTGATAGTGACTGCGGCCCTCTACCTGTCGGGTATCGAGGCCTATGTGGCTGTGATGGTGTTTGCGTTGGTCCTGGGCTGGATGAACACTCTCTACTTCACCAGAGGCCTGAAGCTCACCGGCACCTACAGCATCATGATACAGAAG ATTCTCTTCAAAGATTTGTTATGGTTTCTGCTGGTCTACCTGCTCCTCATGATTGGATACTCGTCAG CTCTAGTGTCCCTCCTGACGGTGTGCCCAGGGCCGGAGGAGGTGTGTCCAGAGAAAGGTGGCTGCCCCACATATCCCCAGTGCCGGGACACAAACACCTTCAGCAAATTCCTGCTGGACCTGTTCAAACTGACCATCGGGATGGGCGATCTGGACATGGTCAGCAGGAGTCAGTACCCGGCTGTCTTCCTCATCCTGCTGGTCACCTACATCATCCTCAGCTTTGTTCTACTGCTCAACATGTTGATCGCTCTGATGGGAGAGACGGTGAGCCAGGTGTCCAAGGAGAGCAAGAAGATCTGGAAGCTGCAG TGGGCTACGACCATCCTGGACATCGAGCGCTCCTTCCCTGTGTGTCTGCGGAAGTCCTTTCGGTCTGGGGAGATGGTGACAGTGGGGAAGAACTGGGACGGCACCCCTGACTGCCGCTGGTGCTTCAG GGTGGATGAGGTCAACTGGTGCCACTGGAATCAGAACCTGGCCATAATCAACGAAGACCCGGGCAAGAACATAACAGGGACCCTCCAAAGCTCCAGTACAGTTCATCAAACTGTCCGTGGCCTGAGGAGAG ATCGTTGGTCCACGATGGTGCCATGGGTTATGGAGCAGAATAAAAGGCAGCAACCACAGGACCAAGTATTGGAAATGGAGCCACTGACCTCCTGA